A window of Gudongella oleilytica genomic DNA:
CTATCAGAAACAAAGCCAATTGTAAAAACACCTGCACCGCTACTTGGTCAGCACAATGAAGAGGTTCTAGCTGAGTACATGGGTTATGACAGTGAGATGGTTAATGAGCTTAAGGCTAATAGGGTTATTTAAGGAGAAAATTATGAATGTTAGAGAGGTTTTAATAACAGAAGTTTGTCCCAGAGATGGGTTCCAGAACATAGATAAATTTATTGAGACTGAGACCAAGATAGAGATTGTTGATAGCTTGATCCAGGCAGGATTTAAAAAGATACAAGTTACTTCTTTTGTAAACCCAAAGGCTGTTCCTCAGATGAGAGATGCAACCGAGGTAGCAAAACACATGATTAGCAAATACCCTGACATACTTTTTACGGCTTTGGTGCCAAACCTTAAAGGTGCACAGCTTGCCAGCGATTGCGGTATAAAAGAAGTCAGCTATGTAGTTTCGGCAAGCGAGAGGCATAATCAGGAAAATGTTAGAAGAAGTATAAGTGAATCATTCGATGAACTCAAGATAATAAAGTCGAATCTTCCACACTTAAGAGTTAAGGTTGATATAGCCACGGCTTTTGGATGCCCATTTCTCGGGGATATACCTTTAGAACAGGTTGAATTCATGATTGACAATTCGATCCAGATAGGTGCAGATGAGATTTTTCTTGCAGACACTATTGGGATAGGAAATCCGATGCAAGTAGATAGGATGCTGAAAGTTTTAAAGGTCAAATATCCTGATTTAAGGTTTGGTTTCCATATGCATGATACCCGCGGGATGGGCCTTGCAAATATCCTGGTAGCTTTACAAAACGGTTATGACAAGTTTGAGGCAGCAACAGGTGGACTGGGAGGGTGCCCTTTTGCTCCGGGTGCAGCTGGAAATGTAGCTACAGAAGACTTGATAAATATGCTGCACTCTATGGAAATTAGAACAGGTGTTGACTTAAATAAGCTTCTCGATACAACTAACATAATTAAGGGCAAAATTAAGCCTGAGCTAGTAAGCCATATGTCGAATGTATCAATTTGCGATACTGAGAGGTGACGTGCTAAATGAAAAGATATGATTTAGCTGTAATTGCTGGAGATGGAGTTGGAAAAGAAGTAATGCAGGAAGCTGTGAAGGTTTTATCAGCAATTTCTGATCTTACTGGAAATATAGACTTTAAGCTTAATTTTTATGATTATGGTTGTGAATATTATTTGAAAACTGGTGTAATGATGGAGAAGGATGGCTTGAAAAAGCTTGAGCAGCACGATGCGATCCTTCTTGGAGCAGTAGGTTATCCAAACGTTCCAGATCATATTTCACTTAGGGATCTTCTCTTAAAAATAAGGCAGGGTTTTAATCAGTATGTAAACTTAAGGCCCATAAAACTTTTACCCCATGTAAATGGACCGTTGGCAGGGAAAGGCCCAGATGAGATAGATATGGTCTTTATAAGAGAGAATACTGAAGGTGAATACGCAGGTAGCGGAGGAATTCAATCAGTAGGTGGTGTAGATACTCTGGCAGTTCAGACAAGTATTTTCACAAGAGAAACAACTAAGAAAACTATGGAATATGCTTTCGAGTATTCCAGAAAGAGAAACAAAGAAAAAAAGCTTACCAGCATAACAAAATCCAATGCGTTAAATCACAGCATGGTTTTTTGGGATTCATTGTTCAAAGAGATAGCTTCGGGATATGCAGATATAAGAACAGAAGAACTGCATGTAGATGCTGCATCCATGTTCTTGGTCCAGAAGCCTGAAAGATTTGATGTAGTGGTCGCTTCAAACCTATTTGGGGATATTATGACTGATGTAGGTGCCGCACTTCAGGGTGGTTTGGGTTTCGCTGCTGGTGCAAACTTAAATCCTGAAAAGAAATTTCCTTCAATGTTTGAACCAGTTCACGGATCCGCACCTGATATTGCTGGGAAAGGAATTGCTAACCCGATAGCAATGATTTGGTCAATTAAAATGATGTTGGACTTTTTAGGACACGAAGATATAGGAGAAGCACTATTGAATTCAATAGTATACGCACTTAAAGATAAGGCAAAATTAACTCCAGATTTGGGAGGTAAAGGTACCACATCATCTGTTGGAGATATAATATGCAGGGGTTTAGTAAAAAAATTATAACAATTAATTAATATAATTTATTAAAAAGAGGAGGATAAGTTGCAATCAACTTGCTTTTAATTTATATTAATCTAATTTTGAAAGGAGAGTTAAGATGGGTTTAGAAGTGTTATCATTATTGTTCTTGGTAGGAGCTATTGCAATCGGTTTCTTTAGAAAGATTAACACCGGTTTAGTAGCTATAGGTTTATCTTTGATTTTAGGTTCAATTGGGGGTGTCAGTGTTAAGGATATTACAGGTGGTTTTCCTACCAGTCTTTTTATCACTTTGCTCGGAGTTATGTTTTTGTTCAGTATCTCTCAAGAAAATGGTACTTTAGAGTTACTAGCTAAGAAAACAGTATCTCTTGCAGGAAAGAGAACAAACCTTATTCCAATCATAGTTTTTGTTTTTTCAACTATTCTCGCTGCAGTCGGTCCAGGAACAATACCAGTCATGTCATTGATGGCTCCATATACTTGCGCACTAGCGGCATCGATGGGGTATTCGCCTCTTTTATTAGGAGCAACTTCTGTATTGGGAGCTGCTGCTGGCGGTATATCACCAATTGCTCCTACTGGCATACTGGGAATTTCATTAGCGGCTGATCAAGGTATTACAGGAATTGCAACACCGTATTTCATTAACTCTTTGATAGCGCAATCAGTATATTTTATAGTTATTTATTTCGTACTTAAAGGTCATAAAATGAAGTCAGATATGGTTTTAAACTGGAGAGAGCTGCCGAAGTTTAACACTAAGCAAATGATAACCTTAGCAGGAATGGCTGCTTTAGTAATTGGAGTAATTATTTTTAAACTTAATGTAGGACTATTAGCATTTACAATTGGTGTATTTTTACTGCTATTAAAAGTATCAAACGAAAAGAAGGTTATTGCAGGCATACCATGGAGTACTCTAATACTTGTAACTGGAGTAAATGTGCTTATGAGTGTGGTTATAAAGCTCGGTGGAATTAATTTGTTGGCAAATGGACTAGCCTCTATAATGACTCCATCGACTGCACCTAGTATTATTGGGTTAACTGCTGGTATAATGTCTTGGTTTAGTTCTACATCAGGAGTTGTAATGCCTACACTTATACCTACTGTTAATACAGTAATTGAAGCAGTGGGTGATGGGGTTTCTGCTATTGCATTAGTTTCAGCGATAACAAATACAGCTCACGTTGCTGGTACAAGTCCTATTTCGACTGGAGGTTCTTTAGGTTTAGCTTCGTATGTACAGGCATCAGGAGCTTCAGAGGAAGAGGAAAGAAAACTGTTTGTACAGATGTTCCTTGTTGCAATAGGAGGTGTTTTTGTAGTTGCTTTAGTAGCAGGATCGGGCGTGTATACACTTTTCTAAAAACTAGTGTCGTCAAACCGGAGAGGAGACCATTAACAAGGTCTCCTCTCCGGTTTCTATATTACGGACTAATACCTTAATTAAATGAATAAATAGTTATTAATATTTATTGTTTTTTAATCTACGTCATCCAAATATCAGCCTTTATATCAATCAAATATTTTTTGGTAAGGTGTCAACCTCGTTGAAATCTCTGTTTACTAATTCTAAATAGATTGCTTTATGCTCGACTTTATATCTTGTTATTCTTCCTTCCTTTTGAAGACTCTTGTATTTCATGTTTCCCCACAACTTGCTTCCTCTAAGTTTATTTATGTTTTGAGCAAACTTTAGAAGAACATCGTTATATGCTGCATTGGCAATTATTGAATGAAACTGCTCATCTAAAACCTCGAATTCTTTGAACTGTGGCCGAGTAGTCTGCTGAAAGCAGAAAGGATGAAGATCAACCTGGTCCCCAACGTATCCCATGACCTAAAGACTCCCCTTACTTCTATCATAAGATATGTGGACGTACTATCCAGGGCGGAGGATCTGTCTCCGGTTTTCAGGGATTATGTAAGGATCCTGTCTGAAAAGTCAGAAAGGCTCAATAACAATGTTTCAGATTTGTTTGGCCTGGCCAAAAGCACCAGCGGGAACATCAGTCTTGATTTGGAGACCCTGGATCTTAAAAACTGGTGGAACAGACAGTTGTTGATATGGATGACAGCATCAAGTCATCGGGTTTGGTGGTTAAGCGGAACCTTCCTCATGAGCCGGTTCAGGTGGTTTCAGATAGAAAGAAGCTTTACAGGGTTATTCAAAACCTCTTGGACAATGCACTTAAGTACTCCCTTGAAGGTACATGGATATTTGTAGACTTACATAAATCTGATGGTCAAGCCAGGGTTCAGGGCTTGTATTATCCATCGCAGAAAGCTTTACAAATGTATGCAGAGGGAGGCTCAATATCCATATAGACGGGGATCAGTTTAAGGTAGTCTAGAAATTTTCCCTTGATGAAGTGTTGGAATAGGGGATTTGATGAAAAACTACTAAATACGAGTGAGTTTGAGACAGCCTACAAGATATCTCAAACTCACTTTTGCATTGAATTGCATTATGATTTTTTAAAATCTATTAGACCAGAATCAAGAGAACTTAATACTTCCGTCATTTTCAAGAAACAACAGCCTATATTCCTTAATAGGTCTTCCTTTTGACTCATTCTTAATATGATTTACGGTGGCAACTCCTTTTTCCACTAGCTTGTTAAGTATTCTGTTGCCAGACCTTGTTGATATTCCGAGAAGACTAGATAAGTTTTGAGAAGTATACTTATTTGATTGAATTTTTGTAGCGTGAATAATCGTTTTGTAAAGATAGGTTGGGTTGAGATCTAGTTTAGTTGCTAAGGAATCCACAAATGGGTTTGATTTGAACACTTGACCCTGGGGATTCTCACCGCCCAGACAAATTACTGAATCTATATCTTCAGCCTTGTAATAACTGTACTGCCCCCCAGATTCTTCTGATTTGGCAAAGGCTTTTTGGGCATTGACCTTTGATATCGTAGGATTCTTGCCGCTACCATAACCTACTGAAAAATCTATATCAATGTTTCTCTTGAGAAAGTTTCTGATTTCACAAGTATTAAATTGATCCGTCAGCCTCATGAGCTCCTCTATTGTTGAATGCATTTCAATTCTCTTGCTATTTGATTGAATTATAAAATCGTATGTTCCTTCCTTGATAAGGTTTAGCAGTTCTCTTTGAATAGATAGAAGTTTAATATCCATTTCCAAATTGTCCAGGTACTTGTAGGTTCCTGCTACTGGTGCGATATAAACCGTTGCCATCATGTTGCTTTCGAGTTTCATTAGTTTTATTTCGTTGATTACACTCATAAAAAGATTCATTAGATATTCCACGGGTGGGTGGATGAAATGATAATTAACCCCTTCTTTATCAAGCTCCTCTGTAAGCATTCCAAACCTTGTAATTGACAAGTCAATTTTTTTTTCTCTCCATAGTCTAAGATGGTTGTTACGGACAAATTCAACGTATTCTAATGGGTCTTCGGGGGCGTGTGCAAATACATAGGGCATATTGTCTGGCTGAAAGATGTCTTCAAATTCGTGGATATAATCCTTGTTTACAAAGTCTATGTAGACTCTGTTTGGTTCGATATGGGGGTTGTGCATAAATATTGAGAAAATCTCCTTGTAAACGTTGGCCAGATAATCGTAAATAACATAGCAAGGTTTGCCTGCGGTATCAACATTCTGTGTAAGATACTTGTGAAGCAACGTGCCTGAAAAGACAAATGCATCAACTTCATTGAAGTTTTCAATAAAGTGGCTTATAATATCCTCGTTTTTATTTATGATCAGATATTTGATATTACATAACTTGTTAAGTCTTGACTCCACAATCTGTAAATTGGGGATATGTGGCTGTGAAGTTATTAAACCTATGGAAACTTTCAAGTGTATCACCTCACAAACATAATACAATAAATGACATTAAAAGGCAAAGATAATCAATGGATGCAGATGTAAATAATAGGTTGACTATTTAGAAAACTTCTGCTAATATATCTATAAATAGACATGACCAATAATGACCAATAATGAAAGGGTGGTATTATGCTAAAAAGCAAAAGGATAGTTGAACTTGCAAATGAAATCAGCGAAGACCTTGTAAGGGACAGGCGTTTCTTGCATCAGAATCCTGAACTGGGCCTGGAATTACCTGTTACAGTGGGGTATGTAAGAAAGAGGCTCACAGAAATGGGCTATGATGTTCAGGACTGTGGTAAATCTGGATTGGTTGCCATTGCCGGTTCTGATCATGATGGGAAGGTTTTCCTGATAAGAGGGGACATGGACGCCCTACCTGTGAAGGAGGAAACAGACCTTGAGTTTAAGTCAGAATCTGGAAGGATGCATGCTTGTGGACACGACTTTCACACAGCAATGATGCTTGGAGCCGCAAAGATATTAAAAGAAGTAGAGGATGAAATACCCGGAAGGGTTAAATTAATGTTTCAGCCAGCGGAAGAAACCTTAATGGGAGCAAAGGATATGATTAAAGCTGGAGTGCTCGAGAACCCAAGCGTGGATGCGGCACTTATGATTCATGTAATGACAGGTGTGCCATCACCCGAAGGGATAGTTGTGATACCTCCGGAGGGGACCTGCTCGGCGGCTTCTGATTGGTTTGAGATACATGTTCAGGGAAAGGGTGGACATGGTGCGATGCCTAATACAACCATTGATCCCATCAACGTAGCCACTCATATTTACCAATCGCTTCAGACAATCAATTCAAGAGAAATTCCACCTTCAGAAACAGCGGTTCTCACTATAGGGATGTTCAAGGCTGGCGATACATCAAATGTTATACCTGACAAGGCTCAAATGAATGGTACAATAAGAACCTTCAATCCTGAAATCAGAAATTTTATTAAGGAAAGAATCAAAGATATTTCTATAAATACTTCAGTAGCGTTGAGAGCAAAAGCGGATGTCAATATAATAGATGGCTGTCCTTCATTGTTGGTGGATGGGAAGCTTTCCAGGGAAGTATTTGAATCCCTGAATGAACTGTTCGATGGAGAAGGCGTTCTTAAGTGGGAAGATGTAATGGGAAATACCACGATGTCAGGATCTGAGGACTTTGCTTTTGTAAGTGAAAAGGTTCCAACCATCATGTTGGCACTTTCGGCAGGAGATTCAAACAATGGTTATGCATATCCACAACACCATCCAAAGGCAGATTTTAATGAGGCAGTATTGCCAAGAGGTGCTGCAATCTACGCTTATGCTGCAATAAAATGGCTTGAAGAGAATAAATAAAAAAACTGAAAGGAGGAAAAGCATTGGGGTTTACGGAAATTTCTAACGGATCACTACTTTATACTCTGGTAATTATTGGCCTTATATATATAACAATATATGCGTCCATATTTCTGGTTAGGAGTTACAGGAGGTCATTAGAACTGGGGATGTCAAAAAAACAAGTTAATGATGTAATTAAATCATCCCTAGCTTTTACTGTAGTTCCTAGTATTGCAATAGTAGTTGGATTTTTCTCTTTAGCGGCTGTTTTGGGAATACCTTGGCCATGGTGGAGATTGTCTGTAATTGGTTCGGTTAGCTATGAACTGATGGCTGCGGATATGGCTGCTAAAGGCATGGAGTACTCTTCCATAGCTGCTATGGTAGAGGCAAATGACCCGACGGTTTTTGTTTCGATGATGATAGTGATGACAATTGGAATATTAGGTGGGCTTATGGTTCTTATACCTTTTGGGAAAAAGATGATGGTAGGGCTTATGGCAGCAAGAGAAAAGAAGGAAAATACTTGGGGTGTGGTAATGAACTCAAGTTTTATGCTGACACTATTAGCGGTCTTTATTCCTATAATGGTGATTTCTGATAGGATAAGTGCCTTGACACTTGGAACAAGTGCATTTATTACGGTTATACTTGGAATCATAATAAAGAAATTCAAAGTATACTGGCTAGGTAACTTCGTTTTAGCACTTACACTTATACTGGCTATGGCTACATCGGTATTCTGGCAGAGACTATTGGGGTAGGAGGGATATAATGAAAACATCTAAGGAACGAATAATACTTGATGATTATAACCAGTGGGTACATAGGTTTGGAAGGTTGGGAGCATTGGTGGCAATAATATACATGCTTTTAATTCCATTTATAATAGGTTTCGTATATGATGCCTTTCCTCCCATTTCAGCAGTTGTAAAGGGAGGTGTGGGGTTACTGGCGCTTTTCATACCCATAACAATTTCAGAGGTAATCAGTTATACGCCGATACTTGGATCTTCAAGCTACTTGACATTTCTAACTGGAAATATTCTAAACCTCAAAATTCCTTGCGTTCTTAATGCACAAAGGATTTCCAAGACTGAGCAGAATACACCAGAAGGAGATGCAATAGCTACTGTTGCAGTCGCAGCTTCATCAATCTTAACCATGTTTGTAATAACTTTAGGTGTTCTATTGATAGTACCTCTTAGACCGGTATTGGAAACA
This region includes:
- a CDS encoding FCD domain-containing protein, which codes for MGYVGDQVDLHPFCFQQTTRPQFKEFEVLDEQFHSIIANAAYNDVLLKFAQNINKLRGSKLWGNMKYKSLQKEGRITRYKVEHKAIYLELVNRDFNEVDTLPKNI
- a CDS encoding tartrate dehydrogenase; this translates as MKRYDLAVIAGDGVGKEVMQEAVKVLSAISDLTGNIDFKLNFYDYGCEYYLKTGVMMEKDGLKKLEQHDAILLGAVGYPNVPDHISLRDLLLKIRQGFNQYVNLRPIKLLPHVNGPLAGKGPDEIDMVFIRENTEGEYAGSGGIQSVGGVDTLAVQTSIFTRETTKKTMEYAFEYSRKRNKEKKLTSITKSNALNHSMVFWDSLFKEIASGYADIRTEELHVDAASMFLVQKPERFDVVVASNLFGDIMTDVGAALQGGLGFAAGANLNPEKKFPSMFEPVHGSAPDIAGKGIANPIAMIWSIKMMLDFLGHEDIGEALLNSIVYALKDKAKLTPDLGGKGTTSSVGDIICRGLVKKL
- a CDS encoding hydroxymethylglutaryl-CoA lyase: MNVREVLITEVCPRDGFQNIDKFIETETKIEIVDSLIQAGFKKIQVTSFVNPKAVPQMRDATEVAKHMISKYPDILFTALVPNLKGAQLASDCGIKEVSYVVSASERHNQENVRRSISESFDELKIIKSNLPHLRVKVDIATAFGCPFLGDIPLEQVEFMIDNSIQIGADEIFLADTIGIGNPMQVDRMLKVLKVKYPDLRFGFHMHDTRGMGLANILVALQNGYDKFEAATGGLGGCPFAPGAAGNVATEDLINMLHSMEIRTGVDLNKLLDTTNIIKGKIKPELVSHMSNVSICDTER
- a CDS encoding DUF5058 family protein, giving the protein MGFTEISNGSLLYTLVIIGLIYITIYASIFLVRSYRRSLELGMSKKQVNDVIKSSLAFTVVPSIAIVVGFFSLAAVLGIPWPWWRLSVIGSVSYELMAADMAAKGMEYSSIAAMVEANDPTVFVSMMIVMTIGILGGLMVLIPFGKKMMVGLMAAREKKENTWGVVMNSSFMLTLLAVFIPIMVISDRISALTLGTSAFITVILGIIIKKFKVYWLGNFVLALTLILAMATSVFWQRLLG
- a CDS encoding sensor histidine kinase; translation: MKINLVPNVSHDLKTPLTSIIRYVDVLSRAEDLSPVFRDYVRILSEKSERLNNNVSDLFGLAKSTSGNISLDLETLDLKNWWNRQLLIWMTASSHRVWWLSGTFLMSRFRWFQIERSFTGLFKTSWTMHLSTPLKVHGYL
- a CDS encoding M20 metallopeptidase family protein, whose protein sequence is MLKSKRIVELANEISEDLVRDRRFLHQNPELGLELPVTVGYVRKRLTEMGYDVQDCGKSGLVAIAGSDHDGKVFLIRGDMDALPVKEETDLEFKSESGRMHACGHDFHTAMMLGAAKILKEVEDEIPGRVKLMFQPAEETLMGAKDMIKAGVLENPSVDAALMIHVMTGVPSPEGIVVIPPEGTCSAASDWFEIHVQGKGGHGAMPNTTIDPINVATHIYQSLQTINSREIPPSETAVLTIGMFKAGDTSNVIPDKAQMNGTIRTFNPEIRNFIKERIKDISINTSVALRAKADVNIIDGCPSLLVDGKLSREVFESLNELFDGEGVLKWEDVMGNTTMSGSEDFAFVSEKVPTIMLALSAGDSNNGYAYPQHHPKADFNEAVLPRGAAIYAYAAIKWLEENK
- a CDS encoding SLC13 family permease, encoding MGLEVLSLLFLVGAIAIGFFRKINTGLVAIGLSLILGSIGGVSVKDITGGFPTSLFITLLGVMFLFSISQENGTLELLAKKTVSLAGKRTNLIPIIVFVFSTILAAVGPGTIPVMSLMAPYTCALAASMGYSPLLLGATSVLGAAAGGISPIAPTGILGISLAADQGITGIATPYFINSLIAQSVYFIVIYFVLKGHKMKSDMVLNWRELPKFNTKQMITLAGMAALVIGVIIFKLNVGLLAFTIGVFLLLLKVSNEKKVIAGIPWSTLILVTGVNVLMSVVIKLGGINLLANGLASIMTPSTAPSIIGLTAGIMSWFSSTSGVVMPTLIPTVNTVIEAVGDGVSAIALVSAITNTAHVAGTSPISTGGSLGLASYVQASGASEEEERKLFVQMFLVAIGGVFVVALVAGSGVYTLF